From Culicoidibacter larvae, one genomic window encodes:
- a CDS encoding nitroreductase family protein, translating to MSNTIIQSMMERRSVRSFTDQAIAPEVLESILRAAQQAPNSVNGQQISLIVVRERERIEQLAALAGGQPQVAGSNTFIVVVADFNRTATAVEMAGGEQVFDQGIEAVITGAVDAGITVEAITMAAESYGIGNVIIGGIRQNLQGVIDLLDLPEKTFPVIGISLGYPNPEHMPNVKPRIALEAYAFNEKYTDADLKPFIEIYDAVIEQYWSNVGATQPVYTVGMNNYYGNTGRMETSNILKAQGFGLK from the coding sequence ATGTCTAATACAATTATTCAATCAATGATGGAACGCCGTTCTGTCAGAAGTTTTACTGATCAAGCAATTGCGCCTGAAGTTTTAGAATCAATTTTAAGAGCAGCACAACAAGCGCCTAACTCAGTAAACGGTCAACAAATTTCTTTAATTGTTGTTCGTGAACGTGAGCGCATTGAGCAACTAGCTGCACTTGCCGGCGGACAACCACAAGTTGCCGGCAGCAATACTTTCATTGTTGTTGTCGCCGATTTTAACCGTACTGCTACCGCTGTTGAGATGGCTGGCGGCGAACAAGTTTTTGATCAAGGTATTGAAGCAGTCATCACTGGTGCCGTTGATGCCGGAATTACCGTTGAAGCAATCACCATGGCAGCAGAAAGCTATGGTATCGGTAATGTAATTATCGGTGGTATTCGACAAAATCTGCAAGGTGTTATTGACTTGCTGGATTTACCGGAAAAAACGTTCCCGGTTATCGGCATAAGTTTAGGCTATCCAAATCCGGAACATATGCCAAACGTAAAACCGCGTATTGCACTTGAAGCTTATGCTTTCAATGAAAAATACACCGATGCTGACTTAAAACCATTTATTGAAATCTATGATGCAGTCATCGAACAATATTGGAGCAATGTTGGTGCCACTCAACCTGTTTATACTGTTGGGATGAATAATTACTACGGAAATACCGGGCGTATGGAAACCAGCAATATTTTAAAAGCTCAAGGCTTTGGCCTAAAATAA